One genomic region from Anopheles bellator chromosome 2, idAnoBellAS_SP24_06.2, whole genome shotgun sequence encodes:
- the LOC131210775 gene encoding pro-corazonin-like, producing the protein MLHTRTIVILLVGLVMLVNAQTFQYSRGWTNGKRASTSEAGANPVFMSRVATAGLDTLKPNEKALLRQFLRNPCDLRIANLLAGHPGKELFSGVEFDSAETGGPSFVLPQFLIDPEDGNGGTSVNVASGRPVGGNDLRFKRDVVAPLGDLRQKIA; encoded by the exons ATGCTGCACACTCGCACGATCGTGATATTGTTGGTTGGCTTGGTGATGCTAGTGAATGCCCAAACCTTCCAATATTCACGAGGATGGACCAATGGCAAACGGGCCTCAACCTCAGAAGCTGGCGCAAACCCCGTTTTTATGTCCCGCGTAGCCACGGCAGGGCTCGACACGCTGAAACCAAATGAAAA AGCATTGCTGCGCCAATTCCTGCGCAATCCTTGCGACCTGAGGATAGCCAATTTACTTGCCGGCCATCCCGGTAAGGAGCTGTTTTCGGGCGTTGAGTTTGATAGTGCGGAAACTGGGGGCCCGTCTTTCGTTCTTCCGCAATTCCTGATCGATCCCGAAGACGGAAATGGCGGTACCAGTGTTAATGTAGCCAGCGGTCGACCAGTCGGCGGCAATGATCTACGCTTCAAACGAGACGTCGTTGCGCCTCTCGGAGATCTGCGTCAGAAAATTGCCTAA
- the LOC131208852 gene encoding DNA repair protein RAD50 gives MSTVSKLEIRGIRSYGVDSADVQKINFRTPLTLIVGQNGCGKTTIIECLKYGLTGEVPQGTNRGIGFVHDPKIFHSVESLGQVKLMVKDHMQNTVTAIRSMKISLKGKNPKFETLDSTIVLENAETKAKSSLTRSRTADINNEMCEAMGVSRAILNNVIFCHQEDSCWPLEEPKELKKRFDAIFGTTEYNRLLDKLMKSSKEYCDRQKEKQGDLKLLQELKTQAEQKRVQLEDTDRKHTDLRQRIIDLQSDIDPILKRLDELALIEREYNLLIAKKIDFSSKIQSKQEEQTKLKSKITQLFEGTLIEIEQEIRIFQQKTASKKSELEAAKGELETTKSKERAMQGKWHTMDQQRIAMITKQQRERELKTERSKKIVMLGEKLKLSLPADCHSATVDLSVIQAAIKAIQEAVKAEARKVQSMATEYDEEDVRKQREIDKLREAKATLESDCLSKRKQIQQMERDKSQAQGEVSKIELSAQTLNQLNNELVKLEHEYEAHVKSVNLPAMKEDLAKKKRMRDQLQDQLEQLEERISAMDEFAIKGRELTLKEQQCNARDSELRRMRNKHADSLRGLFPDRTIESNYKRNVQDLYDSLQQEIKTIHEKANRSQMVVTEMETLRKTQKLQHERLVRELAEAEEKIYSACRGNPYDEVVAKLKEKIDKNTLEHGEDRSAVVLFQKFISNIKSDKCCPVCDKELNTDDVQDVSGKLSDKIRRLPQKIEALERSLKNERLEYDKLLALKSVVEELEKQKLELTKLKQQLQDTERRLTKAADELEEYQLATSEPTANLQLISTIVGDMSVLDEMSREVDKLQRGVEQLRGELGSKAADGSSIDSLKIDRESLRGQLKAERRLTDELQIKFDTMSEKLNNLQSRNNEMKSKKLMLQESVQSLEQKRAIVRELAGKIGAHEAELKQSQPRLATLKQELDQKVEEKSRTKHQNALSLQKARKSLEALNYDETEIGRVGSELGELEALNLNREVDRLQDKMKQLKEERDSTVLSIEKQMDTIETIKQDITDQHVRERNLVDNRDLKRLIRESADLEAELDALKKNMGEMELSSVQKERIRLIDLRDGLQAKRSEVNGQLTELQLQIKGLREVLEQSKFKNAIRNYRKTFCEAAVLGKMVIDIKKHRDAVERALREYHTEKMVEINRNIFSLWRDIYRGNDIDYIRIKTEDDPNAPERSDRRRLYSYGVVQAKNDVEIEMRGRCSAGQRVLASLIIRLALSETFSANCGVMALDEPTTNLDRDNIESLCDSLRRIVAERAHSNFLLVVITHDEEFVTKLEKFETYYRISRNNDGKSIITEEQL, from the exons aTGTCCACGGTATCGAAGCTGGAAATTCGGGGCATTCGCAGCTACGGAGTCGACAGTGCAGACGTCCAG AAAATCAACTTTCGCACCCCGTTAACGCTGATCGTTGGCCAAAATGGATGCGGCAAAACGACCATTATTGAGTGCCTAAAATACGGGCTAACCGGCGAGGTACCACAGGGCACGAACCGCGGCATAGGTTTCGTGCACGATCCGAAAATATTCCACTCGGTCGAGTCACTGGGACAGGTCAAATTGATGGTGAAAGATCACATGCAGAACACCGTAACGGCCATTCGATCGATGAAAATATCGCTCAAGGGAAAGAACCCAAAGTTCGAAACTCTCGATTCAACAATAGTGCTGGAAAACGCGGAAACCAAAGCCAAATCATCATTGACGCGCTCCCGGACCGCCGATATTAACAACGAAATGTGCGAGGCCATGGGAGTGTCGAGGGCGATTCTCAATAATGTCATTTTTTGCCACCAAGAAGATTCGTGCTGGCCACTAGAAGAACCGAAAGAGCTAAAGAAGCGGTTCGACGCAATCTTTGGCACAACCGAATATAATCGGCTGCTGGACAAGTTGATGAAGAGCTCCAAAGAGTACTGTGATcggcagaaagaaaaacagggcGATTTGAAGTTGCTGCAAGAGTTGAAGACTCAGGCCGAACAAAAACGCGTTCAGCTGGAGGATACTGACCGGAAGCACACTGATTTGCGACAGAGAATAATCGATCTTCAGAGCGATATAGATCCTATTTTGAAGAGACTCGACGAGTTAGCTCTCATCGAAAGAGAGTACAACTTGCTGATTGCCAAAAAGATCGATTTTAGTTCAAA GATCCAGAGCAAACAGGAAGAGCAGACCAAGCTTAAATCCAAAATTACGCAACTTTTCGAAGGCACTTTGATCGAAATTGAGCAAGAAAtaagaattttccaacaaaaaaccgCATCCAAGAAGTCTGAACTTGAAGCGGCAAAGGGTGAACTTGAAACGACCAAGTCCAAAGAACGTGCAATGCAAGGCAAATGGCACACAATGGACCAACAACGAATTGCCATGATCACGAAACAGCAACGTGAACGAGAACTTAAGACAGAGCGTAGTAAAAAGATTGTCATGCTGGGAGAGAAATTAAAACTCTCGCTGCCAGCAGATTGCCATAGCGCCACGGTGGACTTGAGTGTGATCCAGGCTGCCATCAAAGCTATACAGGAGGCTGTGAAGGCAGAGGCCAGAAAGGTTCAGTCGATGGCCACTGAATATGACGAGGAAGATGTGCGGAAACAACGAGAAATCGATAAATTACGCGAGGCAAAAGCTACATTGGAAAGTGATTGTCtctcgaaacgaaaacagattCAGCAGATGGAGCGGGACAAAAGTCAGGCACAAGGTGAGGTGTCCAAAATAGAGCTCTCTGCTCAAACTCTTAACCAGCTGAACAACGAACTAGTGAAACTCGAGCACGAATACGAGGCGCACGTAAAAAGTGTAAATCTTCCGGCCATGAAAGAAGATCTGGCCAAGAAGAAGAGAATGCGCGATCAGCTACAGGATCAGTTGGAACAGTTAGAAGAGCGTATCAGTGCGATGGACGAATTCGCAATAAAAGGACGGGAACTAACACTGAAAGAACAGCAATGTAATGCCCGCGATTCAGAGCTCAGGCGAATGCGAAACAAGCATGCCGATAGCTTACGTGGCCTGTTCCCCGATCGTACGATTGAGTCCAACTATAAGCGGAATGTGCAGGACCTGTACGATTCACTGCAGCAAGAGATCAAAACGATTCACGAGAAGGCAAACCGCTCACAAATGGTCGTCACGGAGATGGAAACGTTGAGAAAAACTCAAAAGCTACAGCATGAACGTCTTGTACGCGAGTTGGCGGAGGCTGAGGAAAAAATTTACTCTGCTTGCCGCGGGAATCCGTACGACGAGGTAGTGGCCAAGTTGAAGGAAAAGATTGACAAAAACACTCTTGAACATGGCGAGGATCGCTCGGCCGTGGTGttatttcaaaaattcatttcaaacatCAAATCTGACAAATGCTGTCCGGTGTGTGACAAAGAACTAAACACCGACGATGTTCAGGATGTAAGTGGTAAGTTATCGGATAAAATTCGGCGACTGCCACAGAAGATCGAAGCGCTTGAGAGAAGCTTAAAAAACGAACGCTTAGAATATGACAAGTTGTTGGCATTAAAATCGGTCGTAGAAGAGTTGGAAAAGCAAAAGCTCGAGTTGACTAAACTGAAACAGCAACTTCAGGACACCGAGCGTCGTCTCACGAAGGCTGCCGATGAGCTAGAGGAATATCAGTTGGCAACGTCGGAACCGACGGCTAATCTGCAGCTGATCAGTACCATCGTCGGTGATATGAGCGTTTTGGATGAAATGAGCCGAGAGGTGGACAAGCTGCAACGTGGTGTAGAGCAATTGCGTGGGGAGTTGGGCTCTAAAGCAGCGGACGGTTCGAGCATAGATTCACTAAAGATCGATCGAGAATCTTTACGGGGGCAGTTAAAGGCAGAAAGGCGGCTAACGGATGAATTGCAGATCAAATTCGACACAATGTcggaaaagttaaacaacCTACAGTCGCGGAATAACGagatgaaatcgaaaaagctGATGCTTCAAGAATCCGTTCAATCATTAGAGCAGAAAAGGGCAATAGTTCGGGAACTGGCGGGAAAAATAGGTGCACACGAAGCTGAGCTTAAACAATCTCAGCCTCGATTGGCTACGCTGAAGCAGGAGTTGGATCAGAAAGTCGAAGAGAAGTCGCGCACAAAGCATCAAAATGCCCTGTCGTTGCAAAAGGCTCGTAAATCTTTGGAAGCATTGAACTATGACGAGACCGAAATTGGACGAGTAGGTAGCGAGCTAGGTGAACTGGAAGCATTGAATCTGAACCGCGAAGTCGATCGTCTAcaggataaaatgaaacaacttAAGGAGGAACGTGACAGCACAGTACTATCAATTGAAAAGCAAATGGACACAATTGAAACTATCAAGCAGGACATCACGGATCAGCATGTGCGCGAGCGGAATCTTGTCGACAATCGTGACTTGAAGCGGCTGATTCGTGAATCGGCTGACCTTGAAGCCGAACTAGACGCTCTCAAGAAAAACATGGGAGAAATGGAACTAAGCAGTGTGCAGAAAGAGCGAATCCGTCTTATCGATCTCCGTGACGGGTTGCAGGCCAAACGTAGCGAAGTAAACGGGCAATTGACGGAGTTGCAGCTGCAAATAAAGGGCCTCCGAGAGGTCTTGGAGCAGAGCAAGTTCAAAAATGCCATTCGTAATTACCGCAAAACGTTTTGCGAAGCGGCAGTCCTAGGCAAGATGGTGATCGATATCAAAAAGCATCGCGATGCGGTCGAAAGGGCCTTGCGTGAATATCATACCGAAAAGATGGTTGAAATAAACCGGAACATATTCTCGCTATGGCGCGACATCTACCGCGGCAACGACATCGACTACATTCGCATCAAGACCGAGGACGATCCGAACGCGCCGGAACGGTCAGACAGGCGTCGGCTGTATTCGTACGGTGTGGTGCAAGCGAAGAACGACGTAGAAATAGAGATGCGCGGTCGTTGCAGCGCCGGACAGAGAGTCCTGGCCTCATTGATCATCCGTCTCGCATTGTCGGAAACGTTCAGCGCCAATTGCGGGGTGATGGCACTAGACGAGCCCACAACGAATCTAGACCGCGACAATATCGAATCGCTGTGCGACTCTTTGCGGCGGATTGTAGCTGAACGGGCGCACAGTAACTTTCTGCTCGTCGTTATCACCCACGACGAGGAATTCGTTACGAAGCTggaaaaatttgaaacatattATCGCATTTCACGCAACAATGATGGCAAATCCATCATAACGGAAGAGCAACTGTAA
- the LOC131212609 gene encoding lateral signaling target protein 2 homolog has translation MDSLRKWLNKPKADDKSLLARFYHADRALTAIASELDSFDGRAEPVRCTRLVGRLRQSQDRVLAITNQIMDELLGEDRASRAFRVKFPEEVLQESLAGQLWFGAECLAAGSSILNREFESAKMRPLAKAVSKTLEIVRSRLREQCLRNNTPNSPTLRLDLNDAATEQLYESLKIFDRLFAQFELVYVSAMVQVKTKQEYEMQELICVLFSETLQRALKIGLLEQEQVDSYDPALMFSIPRLAIIAGLAIFCDGPLNMDQPADNISEMFRPFRKLLIKMRDLLHTLTKTELYQLEKLLCTNEEINLGEQLICDEDVAPSAGGGGGGDGASDDVRTVRKGADEYEPLGEGKEHVLIVTTTTANDAGDDREDDRTDGNTDGGAFDMSDRLGCEYSVDSSTGGGSSSSGYKAKNRQSRKQLRLPQHSSQLYDEEVANATVKDDNNQRSNGDEIDDEDDGVEEDEEDDEVDEDGVLKDILVTTDCTSGYLIPNTNFGNLLQTNEAPLTDSFIETDDEVRLLSDEAAQIEVANVIVEGANIESILAGGQQLLESDSGHATATNSTDMSPELESERTVAIVGGGSSAAVVSVAATISAKAIQRSAGSSGLRKKHLPTNRKKSETIESSSEDELEADNDNGYVDAEDDDDDDDGAEHGGNDRTEFFESNFSNGLCPCGSRRKHPRHMRYVHVRHMRPANKPSSHHYTSTIIIPTQTASTSTTTSHDGNSRHQEQRASFSSCDTSPTQSECSDAHEVSLAIRAAGRNKFKTTENLLHRLFVCIAGVADQLQTNFAADLRKMLKSVFVMNSSPPEPEQPPPKATVGVGESKENQHPADLFEFRASEEDVITADQNHSGGSSQSIYSAEEVNPEQDSVFVSSGDSSPVRRTTSVESGNVTVNVSVSVVTSSSGSGGSGGSNANVGGVGIRTGQERSVSLSEACIVVEGGKGSLRRYSASGTKNDYGRSRSSPNSPINSNSNGSSNHSSVNTNASSVERDLHIDQHRHEHQQQHHQRRMPEEPPRWIPDCDAPRCMACASAFTPFRRRHHCRNCGGVFCGVCSNLSAPLPKYGLTKAVRVCRECFAREVGV, from the exons ATGGATTCGTTGCGAAAATGGCTGAACAAGCCCAAG GCCGACGATAAATCGCTGCTGGCACGATTTTACCATGCTGATCGTGCCTTGACAGCGATCGCCAGCGAGTTGGACAGCTTCGACGGGCGGGCGGAGCCGGTCCGCTGCACTCGGCTCGTTGGCCGCTTGCGCCAAAGTCAG GATCGCGTTCTGGCGATCACCAACCAGATCATGGACGAGCTGCTGGGTGAGGACCGTGCCTCGCGTGCCTTTCGTGTGAAATTCCCGGAGGAGGTGCTACAGGAGAGTTTGGCCGGTCAGCTGTGGTTCGGCGCCGAGTGTCTGGCCGCCGGTTCGTCAATCCTGAACCGTGAGTTCGAGTCGGCCAAGATGCGACCGCTTGCAAAGGCGGTCAGCAAAACGTTGGAGATCGTGCGGAGTCGGCTGCGCGAGCAGTGCCTTCGCAACAACACGCCCAACAGTCCGACGCTGCGGCTGGACCTGAACGATGCGGCCACCGAGCAGTTGTACGAGAGTCTGAAGATCTTTGATCGCCTGTTTGCGCAGTTCGAGCTCGTCTACGTGAGCGCGATGGTGCAGGTGAAGACGAAGCAGGAGTACGAAATGCAGGAGCTGATTTGTGTGCTGTTCTCGGAGACGCTCCAGCGCGCACTCAAGATTGGCCTGCTCGAGCAGGAGCAGGTCGATTCGTACGATCCCGCCCTAATGTTCTCGATACCGCGGCTAGCGATCATCGCGGGGCTGGCTATCTTTTGTGATGGGCCGCTGAACATGGACCAACCGGCGGACAACATCTCGGAGATGTTTCGACCCTTTCGCAAGCTGCTCATCAAGATGCGCGATCTGCTGCACACGCTCACCAAAACCGAGCTCTATCAACTGGAGAAGCTGCTCTGTACGAACGAAGAGATAAACCTGGGCGAACAACTGATCTGTGATGAGGATGTGGCGCCcagtgccggcggcggcggtggtggtgatggtgctagTGATGACGTGCGCACCGTTCGGAAGGGCGCGGATGAGTACGAACCGCTGGGTGAGGGCAAGGAACACGTGCTCATAGTGACCACAACGACCGCCAACGATGCGGGCGATGATCGTGAAGATGATCGGACGGATGGCAATACTGACGGTGGCGCGTTCGATATGAGTGATAGGTTAGGGTGTGAATATAGTGTTGATAGCAgtactggtggtggtagtagtagtagtggatATAAGGCAAAGAATCGGCAGTCGCGGAAGCAGCTTCGATTACCACAACATTCCTCACAGCTGTACGATGAAGAGGTTGCGAACGCAACGGTGAAAGATGACAATAATCAACGCAGCAACGGCGATGAaatcgacgacgaagatgacggcgtggaggaggacgaggaggacgacgaagtAGACGAGGATGGTGTTTTGAAGGACATTCTCGTCACCACAGACTGCACCTCGGGATATCTGATACCGAACACAAACTTTGGAAATCTGCTACAGACGAACGAGGCACCGTTAACGGACAGTTTCATCGAGACGGACGATGAGGTGCGGTTATTGAGTGACGAGGCTGCACAAATTGAGGTGGCAAACGTGATAGTGGAAGGAGCTAACATTGAGAGCATTCTTGCCGGCGgtcagcagctgctggagtCTGACTCGGGTCACGCAACAGCCACTAACAGCACGGATATGTCGCCAGAGCTCGAAAGCGAGCGAACCGTGGCCATTGTTGGTGGGGGATCCAGTGCTGCTGTTGTATCGGTAGCAGCTACCATCTCAGCCAAAGCTATCCAGCGATCCGCCGGAAGCTCCGGTTTGCGCAAGAAGCATCTTCCCACCAATCGGAAGAAGTCGGAAACGATCGAATCGTCCAGCGAAGACGAACTGGAAGCGGACAACGATAATGGTTATGTAGATgcagaagacgacgacgacgacgacgacggggctgAACATGGTGGGAACGATCGAACGGAGTTTTTTGAAAGCAATTTTTCGAACGGCCTCTGTCCGTGTGGAAGTCGAAGAAAGCACCCGCGCCATATGCGATATGTTCATGTTCGTCACATGCGACCGGCGAACAAACCATCATCCCACCACTATACCAGCACCATCATTATCCCAACGCAGACCGCatcgaccagcaccaccacctcccaCGATGGGAATAGTCGTCACCAAGAGCAACGCGCCTCATTCTCAAGCTGTGATACTTCTCCGACGCAAAGCGAATGTAGCGATGCCCATGAGGTGTCGCTGGCGAttcgtgctgctggccgcaaCAAGTTCAA AACGACGGAAAACCTGCTCCATCGTTTGTTCGTGTGCATTGCGGGCGTGGCAGACCAGCTGCAGACGAACTTTGCGGCCGACCTGAGGAAGATGCTTAAAAGCGTATTTGTCATGAACTCGTCCCCGCCCGAACCAGAACAACCGCCGCCAAAGGCGACCGTCGGCGTCGGTGAGTCGAAAGAGAATCAGCATCCGGCGGATTTGTTCGAGTTCCGGGCTAGTGAGGAGGACGTTATTACGGCCGATCAGAACCATAGCGGTGGTTCAAGCCAAAGCATCTACTCGGCCGAAGAAGTGAACCCAGAGCAGGATTCTGTGTTCGTTTCGTCGGGCGATTCCTCGCCTGTGCGTCGCACGACGAGTGTGGAGAGTGGCAACGTCACGGTGAATGTGTCCGTCTCGGTCGTCACATCCTCATCCGGCAGCGGAGgaagcggcggcagcaacgcAAATGTCGGTGGTGTAGGCATACGCACGGGCCAGGAGCGAAGCGTCAGTCTCAGTGAGGCTTGCATCGTGGTGGAAGGTGGCAAAGGCTCCCTTCGCCGTTACAGTGCCagcggaacgaaaaacgaTTACGGTCGTAGTAGGAGCAGCCCAAACAGTCCAATCAATAGCAATAGCAATGGCAGTAGCAACCATAGTTCCGTCAATACCAATGCATCGTCTGTGGAGCGGGATTTACACATCGACCAGCATCGACAtgagcaccagcagcagcaccaccaacgtCGGATGCCGGAAGAACCGCCACGATGGATCCCGGATTGCGATGCTCCCCGTTGCATGGCTTGCGCTTCGGCTTTCACTCCGTTCCGCAGGAGACACCATTGTCGGAACTGTGGCGGAGTATTTTGTGGTGTTTGCTCCAATCTTTCAGCGCCCCTTCCGAAGTACGGTCTGACGAAAGCCGTCCGTGTGTGTCGCGAATGTTTTGCTCGTGAGGTCGGCGTGTAA
- the LOC131210227 gene encoding cilia- and flagella-associated protein 58-like, which produces MDQIEESGEDSQAPESTFEDDLVPKEITDEFFEELCSKANLTVKDLQGNQQYGLAEDFQKLLITSQNLRQQLIDEQDRIGKMQDEVAAAAGRVAQAMQISQRDQDTIQALKSEIQDAWKRTDAAQTREQNAQEAMNQMRNKLEKLHAESDRYGDRDDDVGPSMNKHKEGILRERDRLYVEVEELNRRLHTQRLYMEELEQKCSESETKVKELYKVLDETSNEAFRDKRQLESLQAQHTEVTAELAIKTEEAQHFKSLSESNHKTTVQQTMQMAAIRTNLERFMTTNNLIQVKLAKATADFDNMVQLKEKVTNELNTKVNILKLKEDENNKFRLENAKLLKTRDLLQKRIQTIEATKSIVDQEVSKLKNTIVTFEKERDASKKSFDVAKKQVDVVLRERDLVRKDLVKANKNINDQTEQMTLLDKHQKTLENEIKGLQAAAQKQQTLMLKIEKDRDRNAEEVQNLSDKIEQFNEDLMYKQNLIGELREKLKETEAKLFQCQNLLEITRGERNIFERDLMACNKEMEGQKERLKNSMRSVDQLKEENANKMAELLKANKTIDKVEKEKQTLKSDVQSISIALQHSKSELSEKTNENTRLNKTLSDDATNMLRLKKQLEGTINEKDLVKMQLTQRVEEINNLTEKLNMMNMALDRGENQYRERLDDIRLLKIEISNLRSQRNLLTRGLANTADMRQEVLQLNRVLNQERVKARALEDEMLTPMNVHRWRKLSGKDPEKMDLIVKVQTLQRRVLYQSVTVSEQEKTLQQSEKMYDALKDVVEKLPSYKVKERLSLTQRALTARTKKLKALAAEIRIKELDCKTKDCTLEQLKQALLETKKELVREKREKIKLVENIRGHRTQSGLQATSSGTDIIVFRTSTQSAHNASYRTLGSGFRAIC; this is translated from the exons ATGGACCAAATAGAAGAAAGTGGCGAGGATTCGCAGGCTCCGGAATCCACCTTCGAGGATGACCTAGTGCCGAAAGAAATTACCGACGAATTTTTTGAGGAGCTATGCTCGAAAGCAAACTTA ACGGTGAAGGATCTACAAGGAAATCAGCAGTATGGACTGGCGGAAGACTTTCAGAAACTTTTAATTACGAGTCAAAATCTGCGCCAGCAACTGATCGATGAACAAGACCGAATCGGAAAAATGCAGGATGAGGTTGCGGCGGCCGCAGGACGCGTCGCACAAGCGATGCAAATTTCCCAGCGCGACCAAGATACCATCCAAGCGTTGAAGTCGGAAATTCAAGATGCCTGGAAGAGAACGGATGCTGCACAAACCCGGGAACAGAACGCCCAGGAAGCGATGAACCAAATGAGAAACAAGTTGGAAAAGCTGCATGCCGAAAGTGACCGCTATGGTGATCGTGACGATGA CGTTGGCCCTTCGATGAACAAGCACAAGGAGGGAATCCTTCGCGAGCGTGACCGTCTGTATGTTGAGGTGGAGGAACTGAATCGACGGCTACACACGCAACGCCTGTACATGGAGGAACTGGAACAGAAGTGCTCCGAATCGGAGACGAAGGTGAAGGAGCTCTACAAAGTGTTGGACGAAACGTCGAACGAAGCATTCCGGGATAAGCGTCAGCTGGAGAGCCTGCAAGCGCAACACACCGAAGTCACGGCTGAGTTGGCCATCAAGACGGAAGAGGCACAGCACTTCAAAAGCCTGTCTGAGTCAAATCACAAAACCACTGTTCAACAAACGATGCAAATGGCCGCCATCCGCACCAACCTGGAACGGTTTATGACAACGAATAACCTTATCCAAGTGAAGCTGGCGAAGGCAACGGCAGACTTTGATAACATGGTTCAGCTGAAGGAAAAGGTGACCAACGAGCTGAACACTAAGGTGAACATATTGAAGCTTAAGGAGGACGAGAATAACAAGTTTCGCTTGGAGAATGCGAAACTGCTGAAAACCCGGGATCTGTTGCAGAAACGTATACAAACGATAGAAGCCACCAAAAGCATTGTCGACCAGGAGGTCTCCAAATTGAA GAATACGATAGTGACGTTCGAGAAAGAGCGCGACGCTTCGAAGAAATCGTTCGACGTTGCCAAAAAGCAGGTGGACGTAGTGCTGCGTGAGCGTGATCTGGTTCGAAAGGATCTGGTTAAAGCAAATA AAAATATAAACGATCAAACGGAGCAAATGACACTGCTGGATAAGCACCAAAAAACGTTGGAGAACGAAATCAAGGGCCTTCAAGCCGCGGCTCAAAAGCAGCAAACGCTAATGTTGAAGATCGAAAAGGATCGCGACCGCAATGCGGAAGAGGTGCAGAATTTGTCGGACAAAATTGAGCAATTTAACGAAGATCTGATGTACAAGCAAAATCTAATTGGGGAGTTGCGCGAGAAGCTAAAAGAAACTGAAGCAAAGCTGTTTCAGTGTCAAAATTTACTAGAAATTACGCGTGGTGAAAGAAACATTTTCGAGCGTGACCTAATGGCGTGCAACAAAGAAATGGAAGGTCAGAAGGAGCGGTTGAAAAACTCAATGCGCTCCGTTGATCAATTAAAGGAAGAGAACGCCAATAAGATGGCGGAACTTTTGAAGGCGAACAAAACGATCGATAAAGTCGAGAAGGAGAAGCAAACGCTTAAATCGGACGTGCAAAGTATAAGTATTGCACTGCAGCACTCGAAATCGGAGCTTAGCGAAAAAACCAATGAGAACACGCGCCTCAATAAGACACTGTCG GACGATGCTACGAATATGCTACGCCTGAAGAAGCAACTGGAAGGGACCATCAACGAAAAGGATCTGGTGAAGATGCAGTTGACGCAGCGTGTGGAGGAAATCAACAACCTGACCGAGAAACTTAACATGATGAACATGGCGTTAGATCGTGGAGAAAATCAGTATCGCGAACGTTTGGATGATATCCGGCTGCTGAAGATAGAAATCAGCAATCTGCGCTCGCAGCGCAACCTTCTGACCCGCGGCTTAGCTAATACAGCCGATATGCGCCAGGAAGTGCTGCAGTTGAACCGCGTTCTCAACCAGGAGCGAGTTAAAGCACGCGCCCTAGAGGATGAGATGCTAACACCGATGAACGTGCACCGCTGGCGAAAGCTTAGCGGCAAGGATCCGGAGAAAATGGACTTGATCGTTAAGGTGCAAACGCTCCAGCGGAGGGTGCTCTACCAGTCGGTGACGGTTTCTGAGCAAGAGAAGACCCTACAGCAGTCCGAAAAGATGTACGATGCACTAAAGGATGTGGTGGAGAAGCTTCCGAGCTATAAAGTAAAGGAACGACTTTCCTTAACGCAACGTGCATTGACGGCACGCACAAAGAAACTGAAGGCATTAGCGGCTGAGATACGCATCAAGGAACTTGACTGCAAAACGAAGGACTGTACGCTGGAACAGCTCAAGCAGGCGCTACTGGAAACCAAAAAGGAACTGGTCCGCGAG aAGCGGGAAAAGATTAAGCTGGTGGAGAACATTCGTGGACACCGAACTCAGAGTGGGCTGCAGGCTACAAGCTCCGGCACTGACATTATCGTATTTCGTACTTCCACTCAAAGTGCCCATAATGCCAGTTATCGTACGCTTGGTTCGGGCTTTAGAGCGATTTGCTAA